In a genomic window of Longimicrobium terrae:
- a CDS encoding SufE family protein encodes MTDATPGQIPPSIEKILRRFATLTPDMTRQALVQYANKLPPLPERLQGLDPAQYRVHECQTPVAIFPEVVDGKMYYYADVPRESAAIRALLAMIFDAVNGQPPETVLNIPQDFVRKVMGSIGLSAREAGLTAMVERLKRAARGAAAS; translated from the coding sequence ATGACGGACGCCACACCGGGCCAGATCCCGCCCTCCATCGAAAAGATCCTGCGCCGCTTCGCCACGCTCACGCCCGACATGACGCGGCAGGCGCTGGTGCAGTACGCCAACAAGCTGCCGCCGCTTCCCGAGCGCCTTCAAGGGCTGGATCCGGCGCAGTACCGCGTGCACGAGTGCCAGACGCCGGTGGCCATCTTTCCGGAGGTAGTGGATGGAAAGATGTACTACTACGCCGACGTGCCCAGGGAGAGCGCGGCCATCCGCGCCCTGCTGGCGATGATCTTTGACGCGGTGAACGGCCAGCCGCCGGAGACGGTTTTGAACATTCCCCAGGACTTCGTTCGCAAGGTGATGGGGAGCATTGGCCTGAGCGCGCGCGAGGCCGGCCTTACGGCCATGGTGGAGCGTTTGAAGCGGGCCGCGCGGGGCGCCGCGGCGTCGTGA
- a CDS encoding HD domain-containing phosphohydrolase, whose product MTPEIADLLERATALERAGQWTEAARTLNLVYEAGVRARSIEHVLESMVRMGHCHRGAGARELSDDMLQFAMALGGAHNRPDIEGRAANGLGMLAQDGGDLVEAARMYRVAHELGDRADDPELMGETEQNLGILAAIRGELDEARRRYRSALGFLERAQSIRGRISCLNNLALLHLTLGELPESSGYLDAALALSLEVGDIVRAGGVQINRAELFVARGELDRAREACDEGFEIFSRLGDEPRQAEALKIYGIIYRESGKLHLATIHLQQAIDITRRTNPLLEAQAQREMSRVLRLQGHNRQALEALNRSHALFTALQASPDLADIDERIEDLEADFLSLVRFWGESIEAKDHYTMGHCARVADYACRLAERAGLGGRELVWFRMGAFLHDVGKTEVPEEILNKPGRLTDEERALMERHTVIGDEMLAPVEFPWDIRPMVRSHHERWDGRGYPDGLAGEEIPHSARILRIADVFDALTTARSYRRPLSPDEALEIMVEDERSFDPELFSLFLDMFHEFAPTARGAALSAL is encoded by the coding sequence GTGACGCCCGAAATCGCCGATCTGCTGGAGCGCGCTACCGCACTGGAGCGCGCTGGACAATGGACCGAGGCCGCGCGGACCCTGAACCTGGTCTACGAGGCCGGCGTGCGCGCGCGCTCCATCGAGCACGTGCTGGAGTCCATGGTGCGCATGGGGCACTGCCACCGCGGCGCCGGCGCGCGCGAACTGTCCGACGACATGCTGCAGTTCGCCATGGCGCTGGGCGGGGCGCACAACCGGCCGGACATCGAGGGGCGCGCGGCCAACGGACTGGGGATGCTGGCCCAGGACGGCGGCGACCTGGTGGAAGCCGCGCGCATGTACCGCGTGGCCCACGAGCTGGGCGACCGCGCCGACGACCCCGAGCTGATGGGCGAGACGGAGCAGAACCTGGGCATCCTGGCCGCCATCCGCGGGGAGCTGGACGAGGCGCGCCGCCGCTACCGGTCCGCGCTCGGCTTTCTGGAGCGGGCGCAGAGCATCCGGGGCCGCATCTCGTGCCTCAACAACCTGGCGCTGCTGCACCTGACGCTGGGCGAACTCCCGGAGTCGTCCGGCTACCTGGACGCGGCGCTCGCCCTGTCGCTGGAGGTGGGCGACATCGTGCGGGCGGGCGGTGTGCAGATCAACCGCGCGGAGCTGTTTGTGGCGCGTGGCGAGCTGGATCGCGCCCGCGAAGCGTGTGACGAGGGTTTCGAGATCTTCAGCCGGCTGGGCGACGAGCCGCGGCAGGCTGAGGCGCTCAAGATCTACGGCATCATCTACCGCGAAAGCGGCAAGCTGCACCTGGCCACCATCCACCTGCAGCAGGCCATCGACATCACCCGCCGTACCAACCCGCTTCTGGAAGCCCAGGCGCAGCGGGAAATGAGCCGGGTGCTGCGGCTGCAGGGGCACAACCGGCAGGCGCTGGAGGCGCTGAACCGGTCGCATGCGCTGTTCACCGCGCTGCAGGCCAGCCCCGACCTGGCCGACATCGACGAGCGCATCGAGGATCTGGAGGCGGACTTTCTTTCGCTCGTGCGCTTCTGGGGCGAAAGCATCGAGGCCAAGGACCACTACACCATGGGGCACTGCGCGCGCGTGGCGGATTACGCGTGCCGGCTGGCGGAGCGCGCCGGGCTGGGCGGGCGCGAACTGGTGTGGTTTCGCATGGGCGCCTTTCTGCACGACGTCGGCAAGACGGAGGTGCCGGAGGAGATCCTGAACAAGCCCGGGCGGCTGACGGACGAGGAGCGCGCGCTGATGGAGCGCCATACCGTCATCGGCGACGAAATGCTGGCGCCGGTGGAGTTTCCGTGGGACATCCGCCCCATGGTGCGCAGCCACCACGAGCGGTGGGACGGGCGCGGGTACCCGGACGGGCTGGCGGGGGAGGAGATTCCGCACAGCGCGCGCATCCTGCGCATCGCCGACGTGTTCGACGCGCTGACGACGGCGCGCAGCTACCGCCGGCCGCTTTCGCCCGACGAGGCGCTGGAGATCATGGTGGAGGACGAGAGGTCGTTCGATCCGGAACTGTTCAGCCTGTTTCTGGACATGTTTCACGAGTTCGCCCCCACCGCCCGCGGCGCCGCCCTTTCCGCGCTCTGA
- a CDS encoding MlaD family protein, which translates to MIQRADGKAPTAPANRLSQEDLRAMAPIRAPRREIHVGLFVVLGLLALLTSLFALTDPGTFRGRYHVYTMVQDAGGIRKGDPVRMKGVNIGRIRDFEIGTNGVRVAMEMEKEFMVPADSKISIVSGGLLQSMVAVVEPGTSRERVPDGAVLPNVDQPTLSQSAESIAAKGDSVLLRAQRLLSDQTINAVGGSAQDMQALLKQLTLLAAEQRVQLTQLTTSLQSAARGIEGTARSVQATASQPELARAIARTDSLSIKLDAASGSLQAAAQSMASFSGRIDRGEGTLGKLTQDDQLYTNLNAAVTSLNELTADIKANPRRYINVRVF; encoded by the coding sequence ATGATTCAGCGTGCTGACGGCAAGGCGCCCACCGCGCCCGCCAACCGACTTTCTCAGGAGGACCTGCGGGCCATGGCTCCCATCCGCGCACCCCGTCGTGAAATTCACGTGGGACTCTTCGTGGTGCTGGGCCTGCTGGCCCTGCTGACCTCGCTGTTCGCGCTGACGGACCCGGGCACCTTCCGCGGCCGCTACCACGTGTACACGATGGTCCAGGACGCCGGCGGCATCCGCAAGGGCGACCCGGTGCGCATGAAGGGCGTCAACATCGGCCGCATCCGCGACTTCGAGATCGGGACCAACGGGGTGCGGGTGGCGATGGAGATGGAAAAGGAGTTCATGGTTCCGGCGGACTCCAAGATCTCCATCGTGAGCGGCGGGCTGCTGCAGAGCATGGTGGCGGTGGTGGAGCCGGGCACGTCGCGCGAGCGGGTGCCGGACGGCGCGGTGCTCCCCAATGTAGACCAGCCCACCCTGTCGCAGTCGGCCGAGAGCATCGCCGCCAAGGGCGACAGCGTGCTGCTGCGGGCGCAGCGGCTGCTGAGCGACCAGACCATCAACGCGGTGGGCGGAAGCGCGCAGGACATGCAGGCCCTGCTCAAGCAGCTGACGCTGCTGGCGGCGGAGCAGAGGGTGCAGCTGACGCAGCTGACCACCAGCCTGCAGTCGGCGGCGCGCGGCATCGAGGGCACGGCGCGCAGCGTTCAGGCCACGGCGTCGCAGCCGGAGCTGGCGCGGGCGATCGCGCGCACGGATTCGCTCAGCATCAAGCTGGACGCGGCTTCGGGGTCGCTGCAGGCGGCGGCGCAGAGCATGGCCAGCTTTTCGGGGCGCATTGACCGCGGCGAGGGCACGCTGGGCAAGCTGACGCAGGATGACCAGCTGTACACCAACCTGAACGCGGCCGTCACCAGCCTGAACGAGCTGACGGCGGACATCAAGGCCAACCCGCGGCGCTACATCAACGTGCGGGTGTTCTGA
- a CDS encoding ATP-binding cassette domain-containing protein, which yields MNDVMVEYIDLYKAFDHPVLAGVTLDVGRGETISVVGHSGTGKSVLLKNTIGLIVPDAGDVVIDGQSVVRADRRQLARIRKKVGYVFQNAALFDSMSVFENVAQGLSDEEQKELGTKALLAKVAEALELVNLTPRKVLSKLPSELSGGMRKRVGIARAIVGRPEILLYDEPVTGLDPVNGTVVHRLIDQLSTELGVTSIIVTHDIEGTLPISDRVAMLDHGRIRFVGTADEFRNSTDALVRAFLERDVPDTDDLLEPV from the coding sequence GTGAACGACGTGATGGTGGAGTACATCGACCTGTACAAGGCGTTCGACCACCCGGTGCTGGCGGGCGTCACGCTGGACGTGGGGCGGGGCGAAACGATCTCGGTGGTGGGGCACAGCGGCACGGGCAAGAGCGTGCTGCTCAAGAACACCATCGGCCTGATCGTCCCCGACGCGGGCGACGTGGTGATCGACGGGCAGTCGGTGGTGCGGGCCGACCGGCGGCAGCTGGCCCGCATCCGCAAGAAGGTGGGCTACGTGTTTCAGAACGCCGCGCTGTTCGACAGCATGTCAGTGTTCGAGAACGTGGCGCAGGGGTTGAGCGACGAGGAGCAGAAGGAGCTGGGCACCAAGGCGCTGCTGGCCAAGGTGGCCGAGGCGCTGGAGCTGGTGAACCTTACGCCGCGCAAGGTGCTCAGCAAGCTGCCGTCGGAGCTTTCCGGCGGCATGCGCAAGCGGGTGGGGATCGCGCGGGCCATCGTGGGCCGGCCGGAGATCCTGCTGTACGACGAGCCGGTGACGGGGCTGGACCCGGTGAACGGCACGGTGGTGCACCGGCTGATTGACCAGCTGAGCACCGAACTGGGCGTCACCAGCATCATCGTGACGCACGACATCGAGGGAACGCTGCCCATTTCCGACCGGGTGGCCATGCTGGACCACGGCCGCATCCGCTTCGTGGGGACGGCCGACGAGTTCCGAAACAGTACCGACGCGCTGGTCCGGGCCTTTCTGGAGCGCGACGTTCCTGATACTGATGACCTGCTGGAGCCAGTATGA
- a CDS encoding glutathione S-transferase family protein has translation MSDLTSKAQFPAEAGKDGGFVRQPYNIRGRITADGSSGFPAEAGRYHLYVCYACPWAHRAIIVRKLLGLEDVISMSAVDPIRDERGWAFREGNGHGPDPVNGFQFLSEAYLQTDPTFTGRYTVPVLWDRVTGKLVTNNYPDITIDMETQFGAFHKPGAPDLYPQALRSEIDEINEIVYRDVNNGVYRAGFATAQEAYEAAVDQLFTRLDWLEDRLSRQRYLVGDQLTEADIRLFTTLVRFDMVYVGHFKCNLRRLVDYPSLWAYARDLYQRPGFGETVNEDHIKRHYYMTHDQINPTRIVPKGPVIDWTEPHGREALG, from the coding sequence GTGAGCGACCTGACTTCCAAGGCGCAGTTTCCGGCGGAGGCCGGCAAGGACGGCGGATTCGTCCGCCAGCCCTACAACATCCGCGGCCGCATCACCGCGGACGGCTCCTCCGGCTTTCCCGCGGAGGCCGGGCGCTATCACCTGTACGTGTGCTACGCCTGCCCGTGGGCGCACCGCGCCATCATCGTGCGCAAGCTGCTGGGGCTGGAGGATGTGATCAGCATGTCGGCGGTGGACCCCATCCGCGACGAGCGGGGCTGGGCCTTTCGTGAGGGGAACGGGCACGGGCCGGACCCGGTGAACGGCTTCCAGTTTCTGTCAGAGGCGTACCTGCAGACCGATCCCACCTTTACCGGCCGGTATACCGTGCCCGTGCTGTGGGACCGGGTGACGGGAAAGCTGGTGACCAACAACTATCCCGACATCACCATCGACATGGAGACGCAGTTCGGCGCGTTCCACAAGCCGGGCGCGCCGGATCTGTATCCCCAGGCGCTGCGGTCCGAGATCGACGAGATCAACGAGATCGTGTATCGCGACGTGAACAACGGCGTGTACCGCGCCGGGTTCGCCACCGCGCAGGAGGCGTACGAGGCGGCGGTGGACCAGCTGTTCACCCGGCTGGACTGGCTGGAGGACCGCCTTTCCCGACAGCGCTACCTCGTGGGCGATCAGTTGACCGAGGCGGATATCCGTCTTTTCACGACACTGGTGCGCTTCGACATGGTGTACGTGGGCCACTTCAAGTGCAACCTGCGCCGCCTGGTGGACTATCCCAGCCTCTGGGCGTACGCCCGCGACCTGTACCAGCGCCCCGGCTTTGGCGAAACGGTGAATGAGGACCACATCAAGCGGCACTATTACATGACGCACGACCAGATCAACCCCACGCGCATCGTGCCCAAGGGTCCGGTCATCGACTGGACGGAGCCGCATGGGCGGGAGGCGCTGGGCTGA
- a CDS encoding SpoIID/LytB domain-containing protein: MHRPRLRIALLVLAAAAAGCDDGLPTNPTATLPDAAGPSAAVEAYAGRIRIGVVPAASSVKVGATGAYEVREKGTNTLLLSGAANEVVTVTRGTAAVSVTSRRLQVVCTASTTDRDQRLAAGTAAGFPTAAEFVSTASCWRVYVGERPLPIDTAAERVYKNQVIAAGQATSAALWKTVTLSQNQPRYITTRTSGAQALSVEPPVVRPLSGQVLIAGATYRGTAEVRQNSAGTLAGINELPMEEYLYGVVPRELGPVTYPEIEAQKAQAVAARTYAHANLGKHWSNGYDMGATVADQVYGGYAAEHPTSNSAVNATAGIVATYGGAMIDGLFYATSGGRTANSEDVFSATVPYLRGVWDAPAGQELSGTTALLADLRNPSWTGAYGGFHSLHRWNYRWTNAQISCVVGDFANKPVGKVNAINILARSATGRVTQIEYVTDAGTFVDSKTAIRSSLQYINSSGVPTLLPSTLFVVERTTDAAGVQTGFAVYGGGNGHGAGMAQTGAVGMARAGRTYDQILKAYYTGIVLEQKVGTRRDGVAPATTSGTTDPYDCTSA, encoded by the coding sequence ATGCACAGACCCAGACTCCGGATCGCCCTTCTCGTCCTCGCCGCCGCCGCGGCGGGGTGTGATGACGGGCTTCCCACGAATCCCACGGCGACTCTGCCCGACGCGGCCGGCCCCAGCGCGGCGGTGGAGGCGTACGCGGGACGCATCCGCATCGGCGTGGTGCCCGCGGCGTCTTCCGTAAAGGTGGGCGCGACCGGCGCCTACGAGGTGCGCGAAAAGGGGACGAACACGCTCCTCCTGTCCGGCGCCGCCAACGAGGTGGTCACCGTCACCCGCGGCACCGCCGCCGTTTCCGTCACCAGCCGCCGCCTTCAGGTGGTGTGCACGGCCAGCACCACGGACCGCGACCAGCGGCTGGCCGCCGGCACCGCGGCCGGCTTTCCCACCGCGGCGGAGTTCGTGTCCACCGCCAGCTGCTGGCGCGTGTACGTAGGCGAGCGGCCGCTCCCCATCGACACCGCCGCCGAGCGCGTGTACAAGAACCAGGTGATCGCCGCGGGGCAGGCCACCTCCGCCGCCCTGTGGAAGACCGTCACGCTGTCGCAGAACCAGCCGCGCTACATCACCACGCGGACGAGCGGCGCGCAGGCGCTCTCCGTGGAGCCGCCTGTGGTGCGGCCGCTGAGCGGGCAGGTGCTCATCGCCGGCGCCACCTACCGTGGCACGGCCGAGGTGCGGCAGAACTCCGCGGGAACGCTGGCGGGGATCAACGAGCTGCCCATGGAAGAGTATCTGTACGGCGTGGTGCCGCGCGAACTCGGCCCCGTGACGTACCCGGAGATCGAGGCGCAGAAGGCGCAGGCCGTGGCCGCGCGCACCTACGCGCACGCCAACCTGGGCAAGCACTGGAGCAACGGCTACGACATGGGCGCCACCGTGGCCGACCAGGTGTACGGCGGCTACGCGGCGGAGCACCCCACCTCCAACAGCGCGGTGAACGCCACCGCCGGCATCGTGGCCACCTACGGCGGCGCGATGATCGACGGGCTCTTCTACGCCACCAGCGGCGGACGCACGGCCAACAGCGAAGACGTGTTCAGCGCCACCGTGCCGTACCTGCGCGGCGTGTGGGACGCGCCCGCCGGCCAGGAGCTTTCGGGCACGACCGCGCTGCTGGCGGACCTTCGCAATCCGTCGTGGACGGGCGCGTACGGCGGGTTCCACAGCCTGCACCGGTGGAACTATCGCTGGACCAACGCGCAGATCAGCTGCGTGGTCGGCGACTTCGCCAACAAGCCGGTCGGCAAGGTGAACGCCATCAACATCCTTGCCCGTTCCGCCACCGGCCGCGTGACGCAGATCGAGTACGTGACGGACGCGGGAACGTTCGTGGACAGCAAGACGGCCATCCGTTCGTCGCTGCAGTACATCAACAGTTCCGGCGTGCCCACGCTGCTCCCCAGCACGCTCTTCGTCGTCGAGCGCACGACGGACGCGGCGGGGGTGCAGACCGGGTTTGCCGTGTACGGCGGCGGCAACGGGCACGGCGCGGGAATGGCGCAGACCGGCGCCGTGGGCATGGCGCGCGCGGGCCGCACGTACGACCAGATCCTCAAGGCGTACTACACGGGGATCGTGCTGGAGCAGAAGGTGGGAACGCGCCGCGACGGCGTGGCCCCGGCCACCACCAGCGGCACCACCGACCCGTACGACTGCACCAGCGCCTGA
- a CDS encoding MlaE family ABC transporter permease produces MQTTREQPAPAGSPVSPPSARRVPAPVGWAERRLAAAGRAAERLLEHAGGMATLFWRTLVYLFTGRIPLSEVATQVYWMGIGSIPIVLVTGGLAGVVTSQQGGYQFTGNVPLYYVGSIVASTIILELGPVLTAVVLIGRVGARITAELGTMRVSEQIDALYSLGRDPIRTLVAPRIVAGIISVPILVAIANGTGLLTGMLSAQFTLGLGRQSFFYGAGLFWHNWDMFYSLAKAVSFGFIIPLVASHMGLATRGGAEGVGKYTTAAVVTMTLGVLILDAMFPPLLLN; encoded by the coding sequence ATGCAGACGACGCGCGAGCAGCCCGCTCCGGCGGGCAGCCCCGTTTCTCCCCCTTCCGCGCGCAGGGTGCCCGCCCCGGTGGGCTGGGCCGAGCGCCGCCTGGCCGCCGCGGGCCGCGCCGCCGAGCGCCTGCTGGAGCACGCGGGAGGGATGGCCACCCTGTTCTGGCGGACGCTGGTGTACCTGTTCACCGGCCGCATTCCGCTCAGCGAAGTGGCCACGCAGGTGTACTGGATGGGGATCGGCTCCATTCCCATCGTGCTGGTGACGGGCGGGCTGGCCGGGGTGGTGACGTCGCAGCAGGGCGGATACCAGTTCACCGGCAACGTGCCGCTGTACTACGTGGGCAGCATCGTGGCCAGCACCATCATCCTGGAGCTGGGGCCGGTGCTGACGGCGGTGGTGCTCATTGGCCGGGTGGGCGCGCGCATCACCGCCGAGCTGGGGACCATGCGGGTGTCGGAGCAGATCGACGCGCTGTACTCGCTGGGCCGCGACCCCATCCGCACGCTGGTGGCGCCGCGCATCGTGGCGGGGATCATCTCGGTGCCCATCCTGGTGGCCATCGCCAACGGCACGGGGCTGCTGACGGGAATGCTGTCGGCGCAGTTCACGCTGGGGCTGGGGCGGCAGTCGTTCTTTTACGGCGCCGGGCTGTTCTGGCACAACTGGGACATGTTCTACTCGCTGGCCAAGGCGGTGAGCTTCGGCTTCATCATTCCGCTGGTGGCCAGCCACATGGGGCTGGCCACGCGGGGCGGCGCCGAAGGGGTGGGCAAGTACACCACCGCCGCCGTGGTCACGATGACGCTGGGCGTCCTGATTCTGGACGCGATGTTCCCGCCGCTGCTGCTGAACTAG
- a CDS encoding GNAT family N-acetyltransferase: MADTELRLRDAGQADRVAMHRVTMDAYEQYAAVMPADEWRVLRGALLAALANDDPAVQHIVAERGDEVLGSVMIFPPAASAYGDLAAAVHWPELRLLAVSDAARGLGVGRALVEECIRRARAGGASHLGLHTGPVMAVARSMYERMGFIRDPEHDFTTPGGEVVAAYVYPLDGAEQAGR; the protein is encoded by the coding sequence ATGGCGGATACGGAACTGCGCCTGCGTGACGCCGGCCAGGCGGACCGCGTAGCCATGCACCGCGTCACCATGGATGCGTACGAGCAGTACGCCGCCGTCATGCCCGCGGACGAGTGGCGCGTGCTGCGCGGTGCGTTGCTGGCGGCGCTGGCGAACGATGATCCCGCCGTGCAGCACATCGTGGCCGAGCGCGGGGATGAAGTGCTGGGGAGCGTGATGATCTTTCCGCCGGCGGCGAGCGCGTACGGCGACTTGGCCGCCGCCGTCCACTGGCCGGAACTGCGCCTGCTGGCCGTGTCGGACGCGGCGCGCGGGCTGGGCGTGGGGCGCGCGCTGGTGGAGGAGTGCATCCGCCGGGCGCGCGCGGGCGGGGCCTCGCACCTGGGGCTGCACACGGGGCCCGTGATGGCGGTGGCGCGGAGCATGTACGAGCGGATGGGCTTCATCCGCGATCCCGAACACGACTTCACCACGCCCGGCGGGGAGGTCGTTGCCGCCTACGTGTATCCGCTCGACGGCGCTGAGCAGGCGGGGCGCTGA
- a CDS encoding c-type cytochrome, which translates to MAYVFGGRRGPAALLLAMALLAGCKPGAEGGYDRVSWRGDPAAPVNAFPDPPEVVPGSSAIGAKATPIVAKNLPAGVTQAMVDAGQTSFGTVCASCHGQNGTGSPAAPTLNDMAWINITGQYPEIVNIINVGVPNPKEHPAPMPPKGGGNFNDAQVRELAAYVYALSHQGGA; encoded by the coding sequence ATGGCGTACGTGTTCGGGGGCCGGCGCGGGCCGGCCGCTCTGCTGCTTGCGATGGCGCTGCTGGCCGGGTGCAAACCCGGTGCAGAGGGCGGATATGACCGCGTCTCGTGGCGCGGCGACCCGGCCGCGCCGGTGAACGCCTTTCCGGATCCGCCCGAGGTGGTGCCCGGTTCCAGCGCCATCGGCGCCAAGGCCACGCCCATCGTGGCCAAGAACCTGCCGGCCGGCGTGACCCAGGCCATGGTGGACGCGGGGCAGACCAGCTTCGGCACGGTGTGCGCCAGCTGCCACGGCCAGAACGGCACCGGCAGCCCGGCGGCGCCCACGCTGAACGACATGGCGTGGATCAACATCACGGGGCAGTACCCCGAGATCGTGAACATCATCAACGTCGGCGTGCCGAACCCCAAGGAACACCCGGCGCCCATGCCGCCCAAGGGTGGCGGCAACTTCAACGACGCGCAGGTCCGCGAACTGGCGGCGTACGTGTACGCCCTCAGCCATCAGGGGGGAGCATGA